The following are encoded together in the Phaseolus vulgaris cultivar G19833 chromosome 9, P. vulgaris v2.0, whole genome shotgun sequence genome:
- the LOC137821483 gene encoding gibberellin 20 oxidase 2-like, protein MDSSLLLSEVDAVPHLPTNFIWPNEYLVDVQGELQAPVVDLDGFLRGDQEATQYAAKLIREACLNHGFFQVINHGVDSRLIREAHSQIDTFFKLPIHRKLSVQKTPASMWGYSGAHAHRFSSKLPWKETLSFPYHENTLEHVVTNYFKSTIGEDFEQAGVIFQKYCDGMKQLGLKLVELLAISLGVDRLHYRELFSDGCSIMRCNNYPSCQQPSLTLGTGPHCDPTSITILHQDLVGGLHVFADKKWKTVQPRLDALVVNIGDTFTALSNGRYKSCLHRAVVNKYKERKSLAFFLCPKEDKVLRAPDSVVGMDGTKQYPDFTWSDLLQFTQNHYRADQATLPNFINWLLSSKTTN, encoded by the exons ATGGATTCAAGTTTATTGCTATCAGAAGTTGATGCTGTGCCCCACTTGCCCACGAATTTCATTTGGCCTAATGAGTACTTGGTGGATGTCCAAGGCGAGCTCCAAGCACCAGTAGTGGACCTTGATGGGTTTCTGAGAGGGGACCAAGAGGCCACACAGTATGCTGCCAAACTCATAAGGGAAGCCTGCTTAAACCATGGTTTTTTCCAAGTGATCAACCATGGCGTTGATTCACGTCTCATTCGTGAAGCACATAGTCAAATTGACACTTTCTTTAAGCTCCCAATTCACAGGAAATTGAGTGTTCAGAAGACACCAGCTTCCATGTGGGGCTACTCTGGTGCACATGCTCATCGCTTCTCCTCCAAATTGCCATGGAAGGAAACCCTCTCTTTCCCCTACCATGAAAACACCTTAGAACACGTTGTAACCAACTACTTTAAGTCCACCATTGGAGAAGACTTTGAACAAGCTGG AGTGATATTCCAGAAGTACTGTGATGGTATGAAGCAGTTGGGGTTGAAGCTGGTGGAGCTATTGGCCATAAGCTTAGGCGTGGATCGGTTGCATTACAGAGAGTTGTTCTCAGATGGATGCTCCATCATGAGATGCAACAACTACCCATCTTGCCAACAACCGAGCCTTACATTGGGAACAGGACCACATTGTGATCCAACGTCTATAACCATACTTCACCAAGATCTTGTTGGGGGGCTTCATGTTTTTGCAGACAAGAAGTGGAAGACGGTTCAACCTCGCCTTGATGCCCTTGTAGTCAACATTGGAGACACCTTCACG GCATTATCAAATGGGAGATACAAAAGTTGCCTGCATAGGGCTGTGGTTAACAAGTACAAGGAGAGGAAGTCGTTGGCGTTCTTTCTATGCCCCAAAGAAGACAAGGTGTTGAGAGCCCCAGATAGTGTTGTCGGCATGGATGGAACGAAACAGTATCCCGATTTTACATGGTCAGATTTGCTTCAGTTCACACAAAACCACTACAGAGCAGACCAAGCTACTCTGCCAAACTTCATCAACTGGTTGCTATCTTCCAAAACCACAAACTAG